GCTGTTTTCCGGAGTTGCTGCTGGCAGGCAACAACGTCGGTGCAGTGGCATGTATAGCCGCGACGCGTTATACGTTCGTCTCACAAAATCAAAGCCTGACCGAGCAGTTTTACACGGAAGTCTTTCGGCAGGGAATAGAGCGGCGCAGAAGCATCGGCGAGGCTATGCTGATAGTCAAGCCGCAGCGTGGGTTCAATAACCTTTATCATACGCTCGGGAATCCCGTCCTTCGTTTGGCAACACCTGAATATTACGCCTTTGTCGAAAGCCGGGACGATTCGCTTCAAGCGGGTGGACTTTTTCATTTGAGTGGTTATGTCTCGCGCACTAACGATCTTATTACCCAAGACTACCAAGGTCCGCGCCGTCGCACTTTGAACGATGAAGTTTGGTCGGATTTTCAAGGCGTCGTAGAGGCCCGAGTCTTTGATTCCGAGGATTCCGCGGCCTACTATTTCCCGAATCCGCAAGATTGCAGTATCCTTAACACGGCTCCGTACTACTACGGGCTTCCCGGCAACGCGATTTTTCGCGGCCGGTCGTCCATTGTGAACGGCAGGTTTGACGTCACGTTCCGTGTGCCTCGGGATATTCAATACGGCGGCGAGAATGCCAAGGTCAGCCTATATTTCTTCGGCAAGTCCGAAAGTGAAAATGACAGTGCGGACGGAATAGGTATTGAACGCCCGCTCAGGATTGCCAGCGAAGCTGCCGCGGTCACAGATACGGTACCGCCGCAGATTGGTGTATGGCTCGAGAATTCATCGTTCCGCAGCGGCGATCAAGTAGGACGTTCTCCGCTTCTGATCGTACAGCTCTCGGACGAATCGGGACTCAATCTTTCCGGCGAGGTCGGGCACAAGATTACGGTACGAGTAGACGACGCCCAGTCTGAAGACATAACTCAGTTTTTCAATTACGATGTGGACAGCTATACCGATGGCGAGCTTTCCCGCACAATCGGTCCATTGTCCGAAGGCGCGCATAGACTGACCGTTGAAGCGTGGGATTCATTCAACAATCTGAATCTAACTTCGTTGAACTTCGTCGTCGGCGAGTCCTCGGAGGAAGGCTATGCCGTTCGCGACGTTTTGAACTGGCCGAATCCAATGGCATCGGAAACGTTTTTCACGTATGCTCTGACTCAAGACGGCACGAGCGACGTCAAGATAAAAATTTACACTTTGACTGGAAAACTCGTCGACGAGATCGACGGGTTGGGAACACGTCAGTTATATAACAGCAACAGCACGCGTCCGTGGCATGGCCGCGACAAAGAGGGTCACGAGCTCGCCAACGGAGTTTATTTCTACAAGGTTATTGCCCGTCACCAGCGCGGTTATTCCGCCGAAGCCACGGGCAAGTTGGTTATTCTACGCTAAGTCAGATTACAAAAATATAATGCAGGAGAACGCATGAAGAAGTGGATGTTAGCGGTAAGCGTTGCCATAATCGGCGCAATCACGCTTCCGGTTCACGCCGCCAGTGTCAGCCAGGCGACGCTGCTCTTTTTGAAGATCGCTCCCGGAGCGCGTCCGGCCGGTATGGGTGAAACCTTTGTCGCAATCGCGGACGATGCCACGGCCACGTGGTGGAACCCGGCCGGCCTGGGCTTCCAGCATAAGAACGAAGTCACGATGATGTACTCGCGCTGGCTGCCGCAATTCAATCTGTCCGACCTTTATTATGCTTTCATCAGCGGCACCTACGAAGTGCCCGAATGGGGAACATTCGGAGCGAACATTGTCTTCCTGAATCTCGGTGAAACCGTGCGTACGGACGCCCAAGGCAATACTCTCGGCACGTTCTCTTCGTATGAAATGGCGGTTACGGGTACGTATGGCGCACTCATTGATCAAAACACCTCGATGGGTGTTGCTTTGAAGCTGGCCTACAGTAACCTTTCGCCCGTAGGTGCCGGTGAAGAACAAGGAAAAGGCGTTGCTACTGCAATCGCCGCCGACCTCGGCCTTCTGCACAAAGCTACGTTTATGCCCGGTCTGTCGCTGGGCGCGAACTTGTCCAACATGGGTCCTAAGGTTTCCTATATCGATCGTGCTCAGGCTGATCCGCTGCCGACGACGTTGAAGTTCGGTATGGCATATAAGATTCTCGATCAAGAATACAACAAACTTACGATTGCATCTGACATCGACAAAGAACTTGTGAAGCGTGATGAGTTCGGTCAGTCGGACGAGTTTTACGAAGCGTTGTTCTCCGCGTGGGGCGACGGAGATTTGGTCAAGTCTTTGATTTGGCACCTTGGAGCCGAATATTGGTATTCGACTCTAGTGGGTCTTCGCGGCGGTTACTACAATGACCATCTGGGCCGCGTATTTCCGTACACCTTTGGCGTATCTCTGAAGTACAGCACTTACCGATTTGACTTCAGCTATTTGACCGCCGGCGAGAATCACCCGCTGACGGACACGATGCGCTACTCACTATCTGTGGATTTCTAAACTGAGCCTTCGCATCTTCTTAGTCTTGGCATTCTCCCAAGCCATCGCTTGGGCCATGCCGTTTGCTCCCGTTTCGGAAGGGCGGGGCAGATCGTCGTCGCTTGATGAACCGTGGCCGGTGAATCAACCTATTCGCCTTTGCGCAATTCGAGTGGATTTTGTTCCGGATGAAATGACGGGAACAACCGGCGACGGCACATTCGGATCGGGCTTCCCGGACACATTGATCATCGATCCTCTTCCGCACGACAAGCAATACTTCGAAGACCACCTGTCGTTCTTGGACAACTATTTTTCCTATGCCTCCAAGAACAACGTGACCTTCAGCACAAAAGACGTCTATCCTGCGGGCGACAACACGGCCTACAGACTGCCGTATCCGATGTGGCACTACAATTTCAATTCGGATACCGCGCTGCTGAACCGCCGCTTGGTCGAGTTGTTTGCGGAGGCGACAACCCTGGCCGCGCAAGACGTCGATTTCGGTCAATACGACGCCATTGTTATTTTCCACGCTGGCGTCGGCAAAGATTTTAATATTGGCCTCGACAACACACCGTTCGACATTCCGTCCGCTTACATTTCTCAGACCGATATTCAGCGTTACGGCGTTGCGGTCCCCGCAAACGTCACGCGCGGAATTTTGCTCCCTGAGGGCCAAAATCAAGCTGAGACACTCGAGTTTGAAATCGAGCTGTCTCTGAATGG
This region of Calditrichota bacterium genomic DNA includes:
- a CDS encoding PorV/PorQ family protein; the protein is MKKWMLAVSVAIIGAITLPVHAASVSQATLLFLKIAPGARPAGMGETFVAIADDATATWWNPAGLGFQHKNEVTMMYSRWLPQFNLSDLYYAFISGTYEVPEWGTFGANIVFLNLGETVRTDAQGNTLGTFSSYEMAVTGTYGALIDQNTSMGVALKLAYSNLSPVGAGEEQGKGVATAIAADLGLLHKATFMPGLSLGANLSNMGPKVSYIDRAQADPLPTTLKFGMAYKILDQEYNKLTIASDIDKELVKRDEFGQSDEFYEALFSAWGDGDLVKSLIWHLGAEYWYSTLVGLRGGYYNDHLGRVFPYTFGVSLKYSTYRFDFSYLTAGENHPLTDTMRYSLSVDF